From Gadus macrocephalus chromosome 16, ASM3116895v1:
agacacacagagagacaaagagagacaaggagagagagggagacacacagagagacaaagagagagagagagggagacacacagagagacaaagggtgggagagagagggagacacacagagagacaaagagaagcaaggagagacaaggagagagagggagacacacagagagacaaagagagagagagagagggagacacacacagagacaaagagagagagagagaaaaagacagagagagagagagagagagagagagagagagagagagaaaaagacagagagagagagagagagagagagagagagagagagagagagagagagaacaagtagagggagagagaggaagacacagagagacaaagagagacaagtagaggtagagagaggaagacacagagaaacaaagagacaaggagagacaaggagagagagagaaagagagagagagagagagggagacacagagagagacaaagagagggagacacagagggagataaagagagggagacacagagggagacaaagagagggagacacaaacacagaaagagacagagagagagatagacagacacagtgagacagaccgacaggcagacaggctcaCTCAGGGAGCTGGGTGGAGATGCTAAACATAGGCTCTGACACGAAAAAAAGAAAGCtgaaaggaggaggagctaagagagaaagagggcgtgTCTCTGCCGGCACCTGCTGACAGACATcagaacgcccccccccccccgtccacacCCTGTTGGTGTCTCCTTCTGTTGCCGCGGAAACAGACACCACGTCCACCAAGGCTGCATTCCAACGTATGACTGACTCAATCGATATGCACAATATGTGACTCCATCCTGAACAGCTTCATGTGgatacacacgaacacacatacacattgatACATAATTTAGATATTTGACAATCAATGTATTGCTTCCGTTCCATTAGTGGGATGGACTGGTCATACTGGAACATCATTAGTGAAAGATTATCGCATAATCAGAGGACATCATGTGTACCGGATGACGAGGCTATTGACAAAGCCTCCACCAAACACAGCCTCCACAACAGAGCCTCCACAACAGAGCCTCTACAAAACACTGCCTCTACAAAACACTGCCTCTACAAAACACTGCCTCTACAAAACACTGCCTCTACAAAACAGCCTCCACAACAGAGCCTCCACAACAGAGCCTCCACAACAGAGCCTCCACAACAGAGCCTCTACGAAACAGAGCCCTCATCAGAGAGGAACGACAGGCCGCTGCCGGCAGAGGGCTGCGGTTCTACTGATGCTGACGCACAGGATTCCTCCACACACCTGTCCTCAGTCACCACAGAACGAACCGGCAGGACCGACCCAGCCCCCCACCGCCTGGGGCTGCCAGGacagacccagacccccacaGAGTCTGGGGCTACCAGGACCGACCCAGACCCCCACAGAGTCTGGGGCTGCCAGGacagacccagacccccacaGAGTCTGGGGCTACCAGGACAGACCCAGCCCCCCACAGAGTCTGGGGCCAGTCGACCTGGGTTGTCCTGTGTTGTCCTCTACTTTTGTCCCATAGCGTTTCATTTGAAGGATGATTAAGCACAAAACAAGAGTGACCAAATCCCAGAAAGCCCAGCGGTGGATGAGAAGGGGTCACCTCATGACCTTCCAGTCACAGCAGGAGGTCTGGGGACCAGGAACCGACCGAAGGGAACTTGGAAGGAAGTGAATATCCTCTAGTCTGCAGACCGCCTGTCCCCATCACAGTTTAGAAAGGAGTTCAGCACTGAGGCGATAGTGATCCTCTAGCCACTATCGCCTCAGTGCTGAACTCCTCTCAGGGCACTATAGTTACTATAGCCGGAAGCACAGTAAGGTCAAGTACAAAACTTACAAGCTGGATTATATAGACAATAGaactacattatatatatatacactgcatCAAATCAATGATGGTTTTAACGACTCATTTGGCCTCAGTAGATGGGGTACCCCACAGTAGCACCATCTCAGAGCCCCAGCATTCGGTCCCCCTCCAGACCGGGACGTGGGGCGTACACATGACTTATCACGTCTGCTCTGACGGACCCCGGCCAGCTGAACAAGCGGACCCCGGAAATAGTGAGGAACTCGCTGTGATGAAACATGACCTCAACACACCGAGAACACGCCGGCTATGTGGAACACAAGGAGGAGCCGCTCAACTAAACACCAACCAAGATAGTGCTGGAAATAAGcttctgtggagagagagagcgagagcgagagcgagagagagttcAGTAAAGCACCCAGAGATTATCTCCAGTTCTTGGACTGAAACTCAGCAAAACTCTTCCAGTTTTGACGGTTCTGAGGCGAAGACTAAATAGGGTCCCTGTCCCACTGCCCGGCTCCCCTGTCGGACCTCACACCGACAGGCCTGCTGCCAAGAGAGTACAGTCCGCTAAGCAGCTGTTGCAGACCCCAAAGCATCGTCCAATGCACCGTCTGCAGAGACAACACCGTCCTGTCCCCTGGTGGAGGTCCCTGTCCCCGGGTGGAGGTCTCTGTCCCCTGGTGGGGGTCCCTGTCCCTGGGTGGGGGTCCCTGTCCCCGGGTGGAGGTCCCTGTCCCCGGGTGGAGGTCCCCTGGGCTGCCCTCACCTTTGCTGGCCATGCTGGTGCCTGTGTGCTGCTGTCCCTCCTGCGTCTCGGTGCCTCTGCCTCCTGCTCCTGGGTCAGAGGCTGTTTTAGTCCCTGCAGCGTCAGCAGCCCCCCCGGCCCGGCGCCCAAAATACCCTGCTccacgccccgcccccccaggaccctctagacccccccccccaggaccctgtagacccccccaggaccctctagacccccccccccccaggaccctgtagacccccccaggaccctgtagacccccccaggaccctctagaccccccccccccaggaccctgtAGACCCCCCCAGGACCTTctagactccccccccccccaggaccctctagactccccccccccccaggaccctctagacccccccagGATCCTTTAGACCCCCCCAggaccctctagaccccccaggaccctctagaccccccaggaccctctagccccccccccccccccccccaggaccctctagacccccctctagacccccccctcccaggaccTGTAGACCCCCCCAggaccctctagacccccctcccccatgaccctctagccccccccccccccccccccccaggaccctctagacccccccctccaggaccctgtagaccccccccccccttaagccTGACGCCGTGCCAACCTGTCGGTTCTATCCGGGATGTTCTACCTCTACCAGGTTCCTCAGCTGGTGGTTCTCCAGCCTCATACTCCTCATGGAACCCTTGAGAGCAGCGGACGGACCACCACAACATGAGTCGGGGACAGGACTTGGGGGATGGGGGTCAGCAGGGCACCATGTTACCGCTGCCTTCAGGGGGTTAAGGAAGGCGATCTGAGTGCTGTCAGCGGGCGCGGCCCACATCCATCACGTAGTACTCCTGGGCGATGTCCCGCCATCTCAGCCTAAAAATACCAGCTGCTATTCTGAGGCGTGCTCCACTCCATCGATATcacacctcttcctctctcctcctcctcctcctctctctgggtctTCCCTGCTCTCCCCCAGTCTCACAGTAAGCTCCAACAAAGGAGTGTAACCGATGACAACAGGAACCCACAGCTCTTCATCTCCTTAACGTGATCTGAGCGCTGGGAGCGGTTCTGGAGGGTTCTCCACGGCCTCCACAGGGAGTCCCTCTCCCTGGGGAGAGTCAGGGGTCTCTGGACACTATGGACTAAGGTTCCTCTGATCAGCTGACGCCCCGAACGGGAGCCTGTCTTTGTCTCAGCGCTATTGATTATGGGATGGATCATCAGCAACATGGCAAGGacacggaggggaggaggggggggaggtgcaCGCAGAGAGCCCTGAGGTACCCTCCTCAGACAGAGCCCTGAGGAACCCTGAGGAACCCCCCTCAGACAGAACCCTGAGGAACCCTCCTCAGACAGAACCCTGAGGAACCCTCCTCAGACAGAACCCAGAGGAACCCTCCTGAGACAGAACCCTGAGGAACCTTCCTGAGACAGAACCCTGAGGAACCCTCCTCAGACAGAACCCAGAGGAACCCTCCTCAGACAGAACCCTGAGGAACCCTCCTGAGACAGAACCCTGAGGAACCCTCCTCAGACAGAACCCTGAGGAACCCTCCTCAGACAGAACCCAGAGGAACCCTCCTCAGACAGAACCCTGAGGAACCCTCCTGAGACAGAACCCTGAGGAACCCTCCTCAGACAGAACCCTGAGGAACCCTCCTCAGACAGAACCCTGAGGAACCCTCCTGAGACAGAACCCTGAGGAACCCCCCTCAGACAGAACCCTGAGGAACCCTCCTGAGACAGAACCCTGAGGAACCATGAGGAACCCTCCTCAGACAGAACCCTGAGGAACCCTCCTGAGACAGAACCCAGAGGAACCCTCCTCAGACAGAACCCTGAGGAACCCTCCTCAGACTGAACCCTGAGGAACCCTGAGGAACCCTCCTCAGACTGAACCCTGAGGAACCCTCCTCAGACTGACCCTGAGGAACCCTCCTCAGACTGAACCCTGAGGAACCCTCCTGAGACAGAACCTTGAGGAACCCTCCTGAGACAGAACCCTGAGGAACCCCCCTCAGACAGAACCCTCCTCAGACTGAACCCTGAGGAACCCTCCTCAGACAGAAGGACGGACAGCAGAACCAGAACCCCAGCAggacgatgggggggggggtcctacctgcctcCTGGAAGCACACCGCCTGCTCCTCCGTCAGGCCGAGGGCTGAGAACCAGTGGAGGCTGGCCAGGTGTTCCTGAGTGGGGCCCCGGggcgccgccgcctccgccccGCGCGCCCCTGGAGGGCCCACACAGGTGAGCAGCTTCACCGAGATGGTCTCCATGGCGACAGCCGGCTGCGGTCGGTGGGGCGACGGGTCTGGGAAACAGGAAGATGGCGTCATCGTCACGGTGACGGCACCCTGCCCTGCCCGGTGAGCCGATGATGTCATGATGACACACCGCCCCGCAGCGGTCTGACTCACCGGGAGGGCTCCGCGGGGGGTCCTccccctgctggggggggggggaggcgtgtgggggcgggggcgggccgccctccgtctcccctctTTGGTTCCCGGGTGCGGCGTCCGGGAGGTGGGGCGGGCCTGCTGAGAGCTGGCCGCCAGCCCCCCgggtctcccccgtctcccccgtctcccccgtctcccccgtctccccgctGTCCCCCAGCCCCAGGAAGGCCTGGGGGTCCCAGTCCGGGTCGGGGGGGTCCAGCAGGGCCTCCAGGGTGTCGGCCCGCAGCAGCAGGGCGCGGCCGGCGCGGGGCGGGGTGCGGCGGCGGTCGCGGTGCCGCGAGGCgcccgccgcctccgcctcggCGATGGCGAAGTAGGAGAAGCCGAGCTCGTAGGAGTTCTGCCGGGGCGTCCCCCAGAGTGACGGGGAGGAGCCCagcccctcgtcctcctccagctcctcctccagctcctcctctagCTCCTCGTCCTCGGACCAGTCCCGGGCCGTCTGCAGCGAGCACAGCTCCGACTCCTCGTtcccacctgggggggggggggcgcccggcacgcaagcacgcacacacacacacacacacacacacacacacacacacacacacacacacacacacacatcggcacatacgcacgcacgcacgcacgcacacacacacacacacacacgcatcggcacatacgcacgcacgcacgcacacacacacacacacacacacacacacacacacacacacacacacacacacacacacacacacacacacacacacacacacacacacacacacacacacacacacacacacacacacacgcatcggcaagcacacacacacacacacacacacacacacacacacacacacacacacacacacacacacacacacacacacacacacacacacacacacacacacacacacacacgcatcggcAAGCACGCATcggcacacaagcacgcacccACAGGCACGTACGCatacacaccagcacacacgcacacacaagtgcagcaacgtgcatgcacacgcag
This genomic window contains:
- the rtn2a gene encoding reticulon-2a isoform X1; its protein translation is MGQVLGFSQCQEHGSVASTPDSTPPCTDGGNEESELCSLQTARDWSEDEELEEELEEELEEDEGLGSSPSLWGTPRQNSYELGFSYFAIAEAEAAGASRHRDRRRTPPRAGRALLLRADTLEALLDPPDPDWDPQAFLGLGDSGETGETGETGETGETRGAGGQLSAGPPHLPDAAPGNQRGETEGGPPPPPHASPPPQQGEDPPRSPPGESDRCGAVCHHDIIGSPGRAGCRHRDDDAIFLFPRPVAPPTAAGCRHGDHLGEAAHLCGPSRGARGGGGGAPGPHSGTPGQPPLVLSPRPDGGAGGVLPGGSDGSDLLEGHGAVGHGADGAGGGPAVPVPAQHHHRGLHPLARRRLLRHRRARLLQDPAHPQLG